One window of the Reyranella humidisoli genome contains the following:
- a CDS encoding alpha/beta hydrolase: MTLARRGLIASVLGLLGGCSPAALLNTTVSRQGYKLEADIPYGSNPRQKLDVYTPEQPRGDGKSVIFFYGGSWDSGAKGDYLFVGQALAASGITTIIPDYRVYPEVRYPAFLDDGAAATAWAARRVGTDKLFVAGHSAGAYIAIMMVANTPYLAAAGVDRMKLPGGIGIAGPYDFLPLTSRRLREIFGGDRRETQPIEYARAPLPPILLLHGTTDTTVKPFNSERLAAAWRKAGSTAELKLYPEVDHIDIVGSFSELLRKRAPSLDDTISFIDRT, encoded by the coding sequence ATGACGCTGGCGCGCCGAGGCCTCATCGCCAGCGTTCTCGGCCTGCTCGGCGGCTGCTCTCCGGCAGCGCTGCTTAACACGACCGTTTCGCGACAGGGCTACAAGCTCGAGGCGGACATTCCTTACGGCAGCAACCCGCGGCAGAAACTCGACGTCTATACGCCGGAGCAGCCGCGTGGCGACGGCAAGTCGGTGATCTTCTTCTACGGCGGCTCGTGGGATTCCGGCGCCAAGGGCGACTACCTCTTCGTCGGACAGGCGCTGGCGGCCAGTGGGATCACCACCATCATTCCCGACTACCGCGTCTATCCCGAGGTCCGGTATCCCGCCTTCCTCGACGACGGTGCGGCAGCCACGGCCTGGGCGGCCCGCAGGGTGGGCACCGACAAGCTCTTCGTCGCCGGCCATTCGGCGGGCGCCTATATCGCGATCATGATGGTCGCCAACACGCCCTATCTCGCCGCCGCCGGCGTCGACCGCATGAAGCTGCCGGGCGGGATCGGCATCGCCGGCCCCTACGATTTCCTGCCCCTCACCTCGCGCCGCCTGAGGGAGATATTCGGCGGCGACCGGCGCGAGACCCAGCCGATCGAATACGCCCGTGCGCCGCTGCCGCCGATCCTCCTGCTGCACGGCACGACCGATACGACGGTGAAGCCGTTCAACAGCGAACGGCTGGCTGCGGCCTGGCGCAAGGCCGGCAGCACGGCCGAGCTCAAGCTCTATCCCGAGGTCGATCACATCGACATCGTCGGATCCTTCTCGGAACTGCTGCGCAAGCGCGCTCCGTCTCTCGACGACACGATTTCCTTCATCGACCGCACCTGA
- a CDS encoding enoyl-CoA hydratase/isomerase family protein — protein sequence MSQFAAQPTASVMPEELLYAVDGTIATVTLNAPQRMNTISGPMLRQLTDALVKANEDRAVRVVILTGTGRAFCAGLNLEAQNKGTDNLSVGSGATPTNIDLRNTPPPVLHAMDKPVICALNGSAAGYGLDLALGADIRVMAQSAKLAASYAKRGVLPESGGTWYLPRMLGWAKAAELIFTGRTLSAAQSLEIGLVNRVVADGEVMGAARELALEIAANAPLAIQAAKRMMRMAWNEPFNEHVHHVFLQLLPLMQTEDMKEGITAFLEKREPNFTGR from the coding sequence ATGAGCCAGTTTGCGGCCCAGCCCACAGCTTCGGTAATGCCCGAGGAGCTGCTCTACGCCGTCGACGGTACGATCGCGACCGTCACGCTGAACGCGCCGCAGCGCATGAACACGATTTCAGGCCCGATGCTGAGGCAGCTCACCGATGCGCTGGTGAAGGCCAACGAGGACCGTGCCGTCCGGGTGGTGATCCTGACCGGCACCGGCCGCGCCTTCTGCGCCGGCCTGAACCTCGAGGCGCAGAACAAGGGCACCGACAATCTCAGCGTCGGCTCGGGCGCGACGCCGACCAACATCGATCTGCGCAACACACCGCCGCCGGTCCTGCATGCGATGGACAAGCCCGTGATCTGCGCCCTCAACGGCTCAGCCGCCGGCTACGGGCTCGACTTGGCACTCGGCGCCGACATCCGCGTGATGGCGCAGTCGGCCAAGCTCGCGGCGTCCTATGCGAAGCGGGGCGTCCTGCCCGAGTCGGGCGGTACCTGGTACCTGCCGCGCATGCTGGGCTGGGCAAAGGCGGCCGAGCTGATCTTCACCGGCCGCACGCTGAGCGCGGCCCAGTCGCTGGAGATCGGCCTGGTGAACCGGGTCGTCGCGGACGGGGAGGTGATGGGCGCGGCGCGTGAACTCGCGCTGGAGATTGCCGCCAATGCGCCGCTCGCCATCCAGGCCGCCAAGAGGATGATGCGCATGGCGTGGAACGAACCCTTCAACGAGCATGTCCATCATGTCTTCCTGCAGCTCCTGCCGCTGATGCAGACGGAGGACATGAAGGAAGGCATCACGGCCTTTCTGGAGAAGCGGGAGCCCAACTTCACGGGCCGATAG
- a CDS encoding VOC family protein gives MRLRQCVFVCKDLESSAEELCDILGIEVAYRDPGVAKWGLANVVCPTGHDFLEIVAPFKDGTSAGRYIERRKGDGGYMVILQVPDAAAERQRVTALGVRAVAEKDLPEYQYTHFHPSDTNGVLLSLDTTFAPKGTDPALWWPPAERDWLTHARSDVTNGLAGVEIQHDDPDGAAASWSRILNRPAVDNIIRLDGSQIRFVPAVDGRGPGVSAYDVTVVDRERVLAAAEKRGRKLGPAQVEVCGCRINLV, from the coding sequence ATGAGACTGAGGCAATGCGTCTTTGTCTGCAAAGACCTGGAGAGCTCCGCGGAGGAGCTGTGCGACATTCTCGGTATCGAGGTCGCCTATCGCGATCCGGGCGTCGCCAAGTGGGGGCTGGCCAACGTGGTCTGTCCGACCGGCCATGACTTCCTCGAAATCGTGGCGCCCTTCAAGGACGGCACCTCGGCCGGCCGCTACATCGAGCGTCGCAAGGGCGATGGCGGCTACATGGTGATCCTGCAGGTGCCCGATGCGGCGGCAGAGCGCCAGCGCGTCACCGCGCTCGGCGTTCGAGCCGTGGCCGAGAAGGACCTGCCGGAGTACCAGTACACGCACTTCCATCCCTCGGACACGAACGGCGTGCTGCTGTCGCTGGATACGACGTTTGCACCCAAGGGTACCGATCCTGCCCTGTGGTGGCCGCCCGCCGAAAGGGACTGGCTGACGCACGCGCGCTCCGACGTGACGAACGGTCTGGCGGGTGTCGAGATCCAGCATGACGATCCCGACGGCGCCGCCGCTTCGTGGTCGAGGATCCTGAACCGGCCGGCGGTCGACAATATCATCCGGCTCGATGGATCGCAGATCCGCTTCGTGCCCGCCGTCGACGGGCGCGGACCCGGCGTCTCGGCCTACGACGTGACCGTCGTGGATCGCGAGCGCGTGCTGGCGGCTGCCGAGAAGCGTGGCCGCAAGCTCGGGCCGGCTCAGGTCGAGGTCTGCGGCTGCCGCATCAATCTCGTCTAG
- a CDS encoding NADPH:quinone oxidoreductase family protein: protein MKAMICRQWGGPEDLRLEEIDSPPLKTGQVRIRIKAAGVSFATTLIIAGKYQRRPPFPFAPGTEASGIVTEVDPACTRVKVGDEVVAVLDWGGLAEEAVAHEVNVFPKPRNVGFVEAIQLAISYPTSAGALTWPEALDVQSGHTLLVHAAAGGVGMAAVEIGKILGATVIATAGGPRKTGFAKAHGADHVIDYNATDFREEVFKITGGRGVDRVYDPVGGDVFTQSLRCMAVGGRICPIGFASGTIPQIPANILLVKTLAVMGFNYGYYVGWSPQDARFEEAPRTYALAERIRGWCEQGHCRPHVDRTFALPEAPQAMRALLERSVTGRVAIVMG, encoded by the coding sequence ATGAAGGCCATGATCTGCCGCCAATGGGGCGGCCCCGAAGACTTGCGGCTGGAGGAGATCGATTCCCCGCCGCTGAAGACCGGTCAGGTACGGATCCGGATCAAGGCGGCGGGTGTCAGCTTCGCCACGACCCTGATCATCGCGGGCAAGTACCAGCGCCGCCCGCCGTTCCCCTTCGCTCCCGGCACCGAGGCGTCGGGCATCGTCACCGAGGTCGATCCTGCCTGCACGCGTGTCAAGGTCGGCGACGAGGTCGTGGCCGTGCTGGACTGGGGCGGACTGGCCGAGGAGGCGGTGGCCCACGAGGTCAACGTCTTCCCCAAGCCGCGCAACGTCGGCTTCGTCGAGGCAATCCAGCTCGCCATCTCCTATCCGACCTCGGCGGGCGCCCTGACCTGGCCCGAGGCGCTGGACGTGCAATCCGGCCACACACTGCTGGTGCACGCCGCGGCCGGTGGCGTCGGCATGGCGGCGGTCGAGATCGGCAAGATCCTGGGCGCGACGGTAATCGCCACGGCGGGCGGCCCGCGCAAGACCGGGTTCGCGAAGGCACACGGTGCCGATCACGTGATCGACTACAACGCGACCGACTTCCGGGAAGAGGTCTTCAAGATCACCGGCGGGCGTGGCGTCGATCGCGTCTACGATCCGGTCGGCGGCGATGTCTTCACGCAATCCCTGCGCTGCATGGCGGTGGGCGGACGGATCTGCCCCATCGGCTTTGCCAGCGGCACGATCCCGCAGATCCCGGCCAACATTCTGCTGGTGAAGACGCTGGCCGTGATGGGCTTCAACTACGGCTACTATGTCGGCTGGAGCCCGCAGGATGCACGCTTCGAGGAGGCGCCGCGCACCTACGCTCTCGCCGAGCGCATCCGCGGCTGGTGCGAGCAGGGGCATTGCCGGCCGCATGTCGACCGCACCTTCGCCCTTCCCGAAGCGCCGCAGGCGATGCGTGCGCTCCTGGAGCGCAGCGTCACCGGCCGCGTGGCGATCGTGATGGGCTGA
- a CDS encoding enoyl-CoA hydratase: protein MSHLIKTVEDGVMKIVLNRPDAMNALSRDMMQALSDSLEEAAGSRAIGCVVVRGAGEKAFCAGGDVKSMAAGRDHDKTYEDKVHDIRERMKVSELLHEMGKPTIAMVNGVAAGAGLSLALAADMRFVGKSARMTTAFAKVGFSGDFGSHYFLHKLVGTSKARELYFTAEILNADQIEKLGLANRVVDDANLDAETMAFARKLAAGPRVAWWHVKKNMKVAEEGTLSEALDSEAARMIRTGETEDHKEAARAFVEKRAPVFKGK from the coding sequence ATGTCACACCTGATCAAGACCGTCGAAGACGGCGTCATGAAGATCGTCCTGAACCGCCCCGACGCCATGAACGCGCTGAGCCGCGACATGATGCAGGCGCTTTCCGATTCGCTCGAGGAAGCGGCGGGCAGCCGCGCCATCGGTTGCGTGGTCGTCCGCGGTGCGGGCGAGAAGGCCTTCTGCGCCGGTGGCGACGTGAAGTCGATGGCCGCGGGCCGCGACCATGACAAGACCTATGAGGACAAGGTCCACGACATCCGCGAGCGCATGAAGGTCTCGGAGCTGCTGCATGAAATGGGCAAGCCGACGATCGCGATGGTGAACGGCGTTGCCGCCGGCGCCGGCCTGTCGCTGGCCCTCGCCGCCGACATGCGCTTCGTCGGCAAGAGTGCGCGCATGACGACAGCCTTCGCCAAGGTCGGTTTCTCCGGCGACTTCGGCTCGCATTACTTCCTGCACAAGCTGGTGGGCACGTCGAAGGCGCGCGAACTCTACTTCACCGCCGAGATCCTGAACGCCGACCAGATCGAGAAGCTCGGCCTCGCCAACCGCGTCGTCGACGACGCCAATCTCGATGCCGAGACGATGGCCTTCGCCAGGAAGCTGGCGGCCGGACCGCGCGTCGCCTGGTGGCACGTGAAGAAGAACATGAAGGTCGCGGAAGAGGGCACGCTGTCCGAGGCGCTCGACAGCGAGGCCGCGCGCATGATCCGTACCGGCGAGACCGAGGATCACAAGGAAGCGGCCCGCGCCTTCGTCGAGAAGCGCGCGCCGGTTTTCAAAGGCAAATAG
- a CDS encoding NAD(P)H-dependent flavin oxidoreductase: protein MIKTRFTEMFGIKHPIVQGGMQWVGRAELASAVSNAGALGILTGLTQPTPEDLRKEIKRCREMTDQPFGVNLTILPTLVPRPYGEYIDAIIDSGIKIVETAGNNPKPFMPKLKEAGVKVIHKCTAVRHGLSAEKAGVDAISMDGFECAGHPGEDDVPNLVLLPAAANVIKIPMIASGGFADARGLVAALALGCEGINMGTRFMATKEAPIHQNVKEKIVSSDERSTSLILRTMRNTSRVYGNSIAKKTIEMEGEGKTIQEIGPIVAGAKGKVVYETGDMEHGIWSAGTCMGLINDIPSCKELVERIVREAEEMIRGRLAKSLAA from the coding sequence ATGATCAAGACGCGCTTCACCGAGATGTTCGGCATCAAGCACCCGATCGTGCAGGGTGGCATGCAATGGGTCGGCCGCGCCGAACTCGCCTCGGCCGTCTCCAACGCCGGCGCCCTCGGCATCCTGACCGGCCTCACCCAGCCGACGCCGGAGGATCTCCGCAAGGAGATCAAGCGCTGCCGCGAGATGACGGACCAGCCGTTCGGCGTGAACCTGACCATCCTGCCGACGCTCGTGCCGCGCCCCTACGGCGAGTACATCGACGCCATCATCGATTCCGGCATCAAGATCGTCGAGACCGCCGGCAACAATCCCAAGCCCTTCATGCCCAAGCTCAAGGAAGCGGGCGTTAAGGTGATCCACAAGTGCACCGCGGTCCGTCACGGTCTCTCAGCCGAGAAGGCCGGTGTCGATGCCATCTCGATGGACGGCTTCGAGTGCGCCGGTCACCCGGGCGAGGACGACGTGCCGAACCTCGTGCTGCTGCCGGCCGCCGCCAACGTCATCAAGATCCCGATGATCGCCTCGGGCGGCTTCGCCGATGCGCGCGGTCTCGTGGCCGCGCTGGCGCTGGGCTGCGAGGGCATCAACATGGGCACCCGCTTCATGGCGACCAAGGAGGCCCCGATCCACCAGAACGTGAAGGAGAAGATCGTCTCCTCCGACGAGCGCAGCACGTCGCTGATCCTGCGCACCATGCGCAACACCAGCCGCGTCTACGGCAACAGCATCGCCAAGAAGACGATCGAGATGGAAGGCGAGGGCAAGACCATCCAGGAGATCGGTCCCATCGTCGCCGGCGCCAAGGGCAAGGTCGTCTACGAGACCGGCGACATGGAACACGGCATCTGGTCGGCCGGCACCTGCATGGGCCTGATCAACGACATCCCCTCCTGCAAGGAATTGGTGGAGCGTATCGTCCGCGAAGCCGAGGAGATGATCCGCGGCCGCCTCGCAAAGTCGCTCGCCGCCTAG
- a CDS encoding enoyl-CoA hydratase-related protein, translated as MDYETLLTDLVDGVMTVTLNRPDKLNAFSTTMSRELIDFFQRVNTVDEVRAIVVTGAGRAFCAGADISGGTSAFQVWNDGNKPQKREASDSITLAIFNCLKPIVAAINGAAVGVGITMCLPMDIRMMSSSARIGFVFNKRGMAMEAGSCWFLPRLVGMQQAQEWVMTAELFGADEALKGGLVRSVHPPEELLPAAQALAAKFAASTSSAVAAAVNRRLMWSMWGAQDPIDAVTLDLQCVGHLAAGADAQEGIKSFFEKRAPNFPLRPSKDMPPFGPWTK; from the coding sequence ATGGACTACGAGACCCTGCTGACCGACCTCGTGGACGGCGTCATGACGGTGACGCTCAACCGTCCCGACAAGCTCAACGCCTTCTCGACCACGATGAGCCGGGAACTCATCGACTTCTTCCAGCGCGTGAATACGGTAGATGAAGTCCGGGCCATCGTCGTCACCGGGGCCGGCCGGGCCTTCTGCGCCGGCGCCGACATCTCGGGTGGCACGTCAGCCTTTCAGGTGTGGAACGACGGCAACAAGCCGCAGAAGCGCGAAGCCAGCGATTCGATCACCCTGGCGATCTTCAACTGCCTGAAGCCCATCGTGGCGGCGATCAACGGCGCCGCGGTCGGGGTCGGCATCACCATGTGCCTGCCCATGGATATCCGCATGATGTCGAGCAGTGCGCGGATCGGCTTCGTCTTCAACAAGCGCGGCATGGCGATGGAGGCCGGGAGCTGCTGGTTCCTGCCGCGTCTCGTCGGCATGCAGCAGGCGCAGGAATGGGTGATGACGGCAGAGCTGTTCGGCGCGGACGAGGCGCTGAAAGGCGGCCTCGTCCGGTCGGTCCATCCGCCGGAAGAACTTCTGCCCGCGGCGCAGGCGCTGGCGGCGAAGTTCGCCGCCTCGACCTCCTCCGCGGTCGCCGCCGCGGTCAACCGGCGGCTGATGTGGAGCATGTGGGGCGCGCAGGATCCGATCGACGCCGTGACGCTCGACCTGCAATGCGTCGGCCATCTCGCGGCCGGCGCCGATGCGCAGGAGGGCATCAAGTCGTTCTTCGAAAAGCGCGCGCCGAACTTCCCGCTGAGGCCTTCGAAGGACATGCCTCCCTTCGGACCGTGGACGAAGTAG
- a CDS encoding cytochrome P450, translated as MTYVFDLGNPATNANPFPEFARLRAEDPIHWSPAMKAWIITRHADVKQVALNNRQISADRLTPFFRANPEHQRGSIDSLVRYLNHWMVFRDPPDHTRLRRLFNKAFTPTSVSNLRPNIESIVTHLIDGMEAKARRGETVDYIADFAYPLPASVIMDLLGVPRADLGRVKVWSDDIALFIGTAQVAGNKYLRAESGAKAMSDYFRALVEDRTGGPRDDLISHLVLARDDRDALTTDEIIGTCILLLFAGHETTTNLIGNGFLYSMRHRDQWERLVADPSLAESAVEEYLRYDGPSGALARVAAADLEMGGKRIREGQRLFAFMNSANRDPEAFADPERFDIGRSQNPHVTFGHGIHFCLGAPLARLEAQIATARLAERLPHVRLSGGDPEWHDSLILRGVKRLPVQLG; from the coding sequence GTGACCTACGTCTTCGATCTCGGCAATCCCGCGACCAACGCGAATCCCTTCCCGGAATTCGCGCGCCTGCGGGCCGAGGATCCGATCCATTGGTCGCCGGCCATGAAGGCCTGGATCATCACGCGCCACGCCGACGTGAAGCAGGTGGCGCTCAACAACAGGCAGATCTCCGCCGACCGGCTGACGCCCTTCTTCAGGGCCAACCCCGAACACCAGCGCGGCTCGATAGACAGTCTCGTCCGCTATCTCAATCACTGGATGGTGTTCCGGGATCCGCCCGACCACACGCGGCTGCGGCGGCTGTTCAACAAGGCCTTCACGCCGACCTCGGTGTCCAACCTGCGGCCCAACATCGAGAGCATAGTCACCCACCTGATCGACGGCATGGAAGCAAAGGCCCGACGCGGCGAGACCGTCGACTACATCGCCGACTTTGCCTATCCGCTTCCCGCCTCCGTGATCATGGACCTGCTGGGCGTGCCGCGCGCCGATCTCGGCCGTGTGAAAGTCTGGTCCGACGACATCGCGCTGTTCATCGGGACCGCGCAGGTCGCCGGAAACAAGTATCTGCGGGCCGAATCCGGCGCCAAGGCCATGTCAGACTATTTCCGCGCGCTGGTCGAGGATCGCACCGGAGGGCCGCGCGACGACTTGATCAGCCACCTCGTCCTGGCGCGCGACGATCGCGATGCGCTGACGACCGATGAAATCATCGGCACCTGCATCCTGCTCCTGTTCGCGGGCCACGAGACCACTACCAACCTGATCGGCAACGGCTTCCTTTATTCGATGCGACATCGCGACCAGTGGGAGCGGCTGGTCGCCGATCCGTCCCTGGCCGAGAGCGCGGTCGAGGAGTACTTGCGCTACGACGGCCCTTCGGGTGCCCTCGCCCGTGTCGCCGCGGCGGACCTCGAGATGGGCGGCAAGAGGATTCGCGAAGGCCAGCGCCTCTTCGCCTTCATGAACTCGGCCAACCGCGATCCCGAGGCCTTCGCCGATCCCGAGCGGTTCGACATCGGCCGGTCGCAGAACCCGCACGTCACCTTCGGTCACGGCATCCACTTCTGCCTTGGCGCGCCGCTCGCCCGTCTGGAGGCGCAGATCGCGACAGCACGGCTCGCGGAACGACTGCCCCACGTCCGGCTTTCCGGCGGCGACCCGGAATGGCACGATTCGCTCATCCTGCGCGGCGTCAAGAGATTGCCGGTGCAACTCGGCTAG
- a CDS encoding TetR/AcrR family transcriptional regulator → MSRKTLMAVSARLFARGGFDATSMRDIAGEAGMLAGSMYYHFPSKNDLIAAVYEQGVAEIGSAVDSALAEREAPWARLEAACVAHLESLLADRAHAAVMTADLSRLDPKLRRRLVTLRDGYERRFVDLVAALPLAPGTDRTLWRLQLLGALNWTPTWYRVDGKSPATIARALVAALRTSAAEAS, encoded by the coding sequence ATGTCCCGTAAGACCTTGATGGCCGTCTCTGCCCGCCTGTTTGCCCGTGGTGGCTTCGATGCCACTTCGATGCGCGACATCGCGGGCGAGGCCGGGATGCTTGCGGGTTCGATGTACTATCACTTCCCCTCGAAGAACGACCTGATCGCGGCGGTCTACGAACAGGGGGTGGCGGAGATCGGCAGTGCGGTCGATTCCGCCCTAGCGGAGCGGGAGGCGCCCTGGGCCCGCCTGGAAGCCGCCTGCGTGGCGCATCTGGAATCACTGCTTGCCGACCGTGCGCACGCGGCCGTCATGACGGCCGATCTCAGCCGTCTCGATCCCAAACTGCGCCGACGGCTGGTGACGTTGCGCGACGGCTACGAGCGGCGCTTCGTCGATCTGGTCGCCGCCCTCCCGCTCGCGCCCGGCACCGATCGCACCCTGTGGCGTTTGCAGCTTCTGGGCGCGCTGAACTGGACTCCGACCTGGTACAGGGTGGATGGAAAGTCACCAGCCACGATCGCCCGCGCCCTGGTGGCAGCGCTTCGAACATCGGCCGCGGAGGCTTCATGA
- a CDS encoding GNAT family N-acetyltransferase, with the protein MSVGIRYVLPGDEALFDRISPDVFDHPVERAQLSRYLVTPGHHLIVAIVDGQIVGQIAAAVHYHPDGRPTELYIDEIGVTPAFQRQGIARRLLDAMLALGRELGCREAWVGTEHDNVAARALYEPGSEPPESFLMYELRL; encoded by the coding sequence ATGAGCGTAGGAATTCGATACGTCCTGCCAGGTGACGAGGCGCTGTTCGACCGCATCTCGCCCGATGTGTTCGACCATCCGGTGGAGCGCGCCCAACTCTCCCGCTATCTCGTCACGCCGGGACACCATCTCATCGTGGCGATCGTGGATGGGCAGATCGTCGGTCAGATCGCCGCCGCGGTGCACTATCATCCGGATGGACGTCCGACCGAACTGTACATCGACGAAATAGGGGTGACGCCTGCGTTCCAACGGCAGGGAATTGCCCGCAGGCTGCTCGATGCCATGCTCGCGCTCGGCAGGGAGTTGGGGTGTCGGGAAGCCTGGGTCGGTACCGAGCACGACAATGTCGCGGCGCGGGCTCTTTACGAACCCGGCAGTGAGCCGCCCGAGAGCTTCCTCATGTACGAGCTCAGGCTCTAG
- a CDS encoding branched-chain amino acid ABC transporter permease codes for MRTVWTMGFVATAALAFCLPDFIVFRFTQAAIWAIALMGLVILCGISGQFSFAQAALFGIGGYGAAMLGAHTSLPAYAGLLLAPLLGFATGYGVGRVAGRHSLWTQALVTYAFAIAFPQLLRWRLIEQWTGGVQGLYLDFPTPPTDLLSNDRWAFLMSLAILGAGMWLAHNLIHSRSGRALRAARDNEVSAEAQGIRVPQARALASAIAGAYIAIAGCLSAWQFGFVGPGSYNFALSVQMLFGLVIGGMQSLAGAILGGLFLQFFPDVTAGLGKGFSALLYGVLLIAAMVAMPSGLAGALARLAAWLKIRRP; via the coding sequence ATGCGGACCGTGTGGACCATGGGCTTCGTGGCAACGGCCGCCCTCGCCTTCTGCTTGCCGGATTTCATCGTCTTCCGTTTCACGCAGGCGGCGATCTGGGCCATTGCGCTCATGGGACTGGTGATCCTCTGCGGCATCAGCGGTCAGTTCTCCTTCGCCCAGGCGGCGTTGTTCGGCATTGGCGGCTACGGCGCGGCCATGCTGGGGGCCCATACGTCGCTCCCGGCCTACGCCGGTCTGCTGCTTGCGCCACTGCTGGGCTTCGCGACCGGTTACGGCGTGGGCCGCGTCGCCGGCAGGCACAGCCTCTGGACGCAGGCGCTGGTCACCTACGCATTTGCCATCGCCTTTCCACAGCTTCTGCGATGGCGCCTCATTGAGCAGTGGACCGGCGGCGTACAGGGCCTCTATCTCGACTTCCCCACCCCGCCCACCGATCTGCTCAGCAACGATCGCTGGGCCTTCCTGATGTCGCTCGCGATCCTGGGCGCCGGCATGTGGCTCGCGCACAACCTGATCCACAGCCGGTCCGGCCGTGCGTTACGCGCCGCCCGCGACAACGAGGTGTCGGCCGAGGCGCAGGGCATCCGCGTTCCGCAGGCGCGCGCTCTCGCCTCAGCAATCGCCGGCGCCTACATCGCCATAGCGGGCTGCCTGTCGGCCTGGCAATTCGGATTCGTGGGACCCGGCAGCTACAACTTTGCGCTGTCGGTCCAGATGCTGTTCGGCCTGGTGATCGGCGGCATGCAGTCGCTGGCCGGCGCAATCCTGGGCGGACTCTTCCTGCAGTTCTTCCCCGACGTCACCGCCGGACTGGGCAAGGGCTTCTCGGCCCTGCTCTATGGCGTGCTGCTGATCGCCGCCATGGTGGCGATGCCAAGCGGCCTGGCGGGCGCGCTGGCCCGCCTTGCCGCCTGGCTGAAGATCAGGCGCCCTTGA
- a CDS encoding acetyl-CoA acetyltransferase, whose amino-acid sequence MASGIRDKVAIVGMGCTRFGEHWDKGAEELMVGAFEEAIGDAGIERKQIDAAWLATCLDEVHVGKSGLPLSETLRFDYIPVSRVENYCASGSDAFRSAVYAVAAGACDMALALGVEKLKDTGFGGLPGLNAGSTPPLWWANLTAPGSFAQLASAYRAKHGVTRDDLKRAMAHISVKSHANGVKNPKAHLQRAITEADVLNAPLIADPLGLYDCCGVSDGAAAAIVTTPEIARSLGKKGIVSVKALQIAGSNGIEEQHNSWDGSYFATARVAAQRAYREAGIDRPREQLSLVECHDCFSVTELVTLEDLFISPEGGAVWDVLDGFYDSDGKVPCQIDGGLKCFGHPIGASGIRMIYEMYLQLQGRAGARQRPDVRLGLTHNLGGFPARNVCSIAIVGALDA is encoded by the coding sequence ATGGCCTCTGGGATTCGCGACAAGGTCGCCATCGTCGGCATGGGTTGTACGCGCTTCGGCGAGCACTGGGACAAGGGCGCCGAGGAGTTGATGGTCGGCGCCTTCGAGGAGGCAATCGGCGATGCCGGAATCGAACGCAAGCAGATCGATGCTGCCTGGCTTGCGACGTGCCTCGACGAGGTCCATGTCGGCAAGTCGGGCCTGCCGCTCTCCGAGACGCTGCGCTTCGACTACATCCCCGTCAGCCGCGTGGAAAACTACTGCGCGTCCGGCTCCGATGCCTTCCGGTCGGCGGTCTATGCCGTCGCGGCCGGCGCCTGCGACATGGCACTGGCGCTCGGGGTCGAAAAACTGAAGGACACCGGGTTCGGCGGCCTGCCCGGGCTCAATGCCGGATCGACGCCGCCGCTTTGGTGGGCGAACCTCACGGCCCCCGGCAGCTTCGCCCAGCTCGCCTCGGCCTATCGCGCCAAGCATGGCGTCACCCGGGACGACCTCAAGCGGGCGATGGCCCACATATCCGTCAAGAGCCATGCCAATGGCGTCAAGAATCCAAAGGCACACCTGCAGCGTGCGATCACCGAAGCCGACGTGCTGAACGCGCCGCTGATCGCCGATCCGCTGGGCCTCTACGATTGCTGCGGCGTGAGCGACGGCGCGGCCGCCGCCATCGTCACCACGCCCGAGATCGCACGCAGTCTCGGCAAGAAGGGCATCGTCTCGGTCAAGGCACTCCAGATCGCGGGCTCCAATGGCATCGAGGAGCAGCACAACAGCTGGGACGGGAGTTATTTCGCGACGGCCCGCGTCGCCGCCCAACGCGCCTACCGCGAGGCCGGCATCGACCGGCCGCGCGAGCAGCTCAGCCTGGTTGAATGCCACGACTGCTTTTCCGTCACCGAACTGGTGACGCTGGAAGACCTGTTCATCTCGCCGGAAGGTGGCGCGGTGTGGGACGTGCTCGACGGTTTCTATGATTCGGATGGCAAGGTGCCGTGCCAGATCGACGGCGGCCTGAAATGCTTCGGCCACCCGATCGGTGCCTCCGGCATCCGCATGATCTACGAGATGTATCTCCAGCTCCAGGGCCGCGCCGGCGCCCGGCAGCGTCCCGACGTCCGCCTCGGCCTCACTCACAACCTTGGCGGTTTTCCGGCACGCAATGTCTGTTCCATTGCCATCGTCGGCGCCCTCGACGCCTGA